ATTGTATTAGCTTTGCTTTCTACATTTTAGATTTTGCTTATTTCTCTTCGGTTTCTAATTCTGATAAGACTTCTATGCAGTCTGCGACTTGCGGTGGATTCAAGAACGAGGATGATGCCGAGGTATGTAGTAAATGTGGAGCGTCTCTTCATATATCTCGCGCCGAAAGAAGACGAAGTCGAAGGGAAAGGCGTGCAGAAGATGAATGCTTTGGTTTGCCACATAGCGGCGTAATTGTAGGTCTGCTCATTGGCATAATAATAATACTTTGGGAGCTTTCCCAACTGCCTGGGCTGCTGCCTGCAGATTTTGAGTTTTGGCCATGTATAATAGTCATTTTTGGTGTATTGATTGTCCCTGGGGTTTTGTACGGCTTTACCCGCAGACAATAACCTACCCTTCTTTTTCTGTTTTTTGCCGGACGCCTGCAACCGTTTTGCGCGCAAAAGAAATATTATTCGAATCTCCCAGCTTCGACAAAAAGAAAATCCAAAAGCCATTTTGATAAACTGTGGCGGCAAGAATGGACATTCCTCAGAAAATTTTGTATTCTTCTTTGCTTCCCTCACTTTGGTGGAAACATTAATTTATCTTTCGTCTTGAGTCTACCATCCTTAGCATGAGGCGTTCTTAACAGCGTGTCAGCATATTTTTCGATTTCCCTAGCCTCTTCAGCTAAATTGGCACTCGCTTGAACGATTTCGTGTGCACACGCGACAAGGGGGATATACTTTTCCTTGTCTTTCTCGATAAAGCACGCTCGAATATTGATTTCAGCAACTTTCTTTAGTAATTCATAGGCAGCCATCGCCTTGGCCTTCGCATACGGATTTTTGAAGCTTTGAGAGTCTCGAACACTATCGGTGTCAATTATTAACCTCGGCATAGAAAGGCTTGATCCGGTCTTTAGAGCTGAGATTAACTTGTCGATTTCTTTGAATACTAACCTGAAAATCCCGGTGCTTGCAAGAACTTTAATCACATTTGCGTTGAAAATCGCCATCTCTATTGGGTCGAGAAATTCTTTTCGTGCGCCAATGAGCGGATCGCCCATGATTATTGCGTAGCCTAATCCTTGTGCTTCCATCTCAGTTTTTACACGTTTTCCAGGTCCATCCGTGAAAACAATGGCAGGTACTTTCTTCTTTGATAAAACCTCTCTGGCTTTGGTCGGTCCAGGCGCGGACGTGTTTGGTGAAACGAAGAGCACAATGTCAGGGGTGAATTCAAAGATTTTTTTTATGGCATCTTCAATGGCTTCAACGTTCATTTTGGAACCAGTTGTCACTGTTCGCACTGTTATGTCTTTGCGGTCAGCTAATTCATCAAGAAGTAGTTCTAGTAGTGGGGCTGTTCCGATATTGCCACATTTAAAAACTCCTATCTTAACTTTGTTCAAGCAAACCCCAGCTTAATCAAGCTTATTCTATGGTCTATATAATATATATTGTTAAAGGCAACGTTAGAATTGCGACTATTCTTTTCTTGCTTGACGCTTCCTTGGAAATATTGCTGTTCGCTAGAGTCCAGCGCGTTCCATTATCTTTGGAACAATCCATTCAAAACCAATTGCCATGGTATGTATACCCGCAGCATTAGTTGTTTTCCTAATTTGCCTCAACATTTCTCCAAAAATATCAATGTTCACCTCGTACACCGCCTGTTTTCCGCCAGTCTTTTTAGCCTTGCGAATGGTCTCTTGAATTTCCTCCGGAACTTTTACACCTGGCACAAATTTGACCATCCACTTCATCATAGAAACAGATTTAAACGGAGCAATGCCGATAAGTATCGGAGTGTTTAGATAAGAAGCAGCATCTAAGAAGTTCTTAGCCTGCTCAACGCTGTAGACACATTGAGTTTGAATAAAATCTACTCCCAGCTTTACTTTTCTTTCGATTTTCAGAAGCTCAGGTTCTAACGGATCTGCATTTGGGGCCGCAGCGATGCCGATGTTGAATTTCGGGGGTTTTTCGATTTCGTTGTTGTTTAGGTCTACGCCTTCATCCATCATTTTTCTTAGCATGTATACGAAGGTAGCTGAGTCTAGGTCGAAAACTGGTTTGGCTTGAGGGGTATCGCCGACTGTTGTGTGGTCGCCTGTCAGGGCCAAGATGTTTTTTATTCCCAAAGCTCCAGCAGCCAGTACATCTGAAATTAAAGCCAAGCGGTTTCGATCTCGAGTTGTCATCTGATAGACAGCCTCCACTCCAGCCTCTTTTTGAATCATATAAGAGGGCACAAGTGCGTTCATGTAGCCAAATGCTGTGGGGTTATCAGTAATATTTATAGCAACCACGTGATCTTTCAAAACTTTTGCCCCTTCAATGACTTCGTTGAGACTTGTGGTTTTAACTGGCTCAAGCTCGCCTGTAAAAACGAATTTGCCAGCGTTTATTTGCCTCATTAACTCGCCATATGCCTCTCTCGTCATTCTGTTGCCTCCTCTTCTTCTGTTTCGCCACCGAGTTCGCGGGGATGCTCTGAAACTTGATAATCTCTTGGAGGTCTAAACTTTGTAAATAGCTCCAGACAGTTTCGCTCTTTCAAGCGGTTGTATATGAGAATCCACGCACAGTCATTCTTCCATCCGCCTACTTCACATTTGCCTTTTGTTTGTCCTCCACAGGGGCCGTTTAGTAGGCTTTTTGCGCATCGAGTTAAGGGACATATACCGCCTGTTTCGAAGAGGATGCAGTCGCCGCATGCTCTGCACATTTCATAGAATTTGTCTACTTTGGTGTCGTGCATCCCGAGGAATTTTGTGTCGTTTGCTGGGATAATCAGCTTCGTTTTGTAGAGGTCTGCGAGAGTTTGAACTCCAACTCCACAGCCTAGGCAAACAACTGCGTCATAGTCTTCTATTAAGGGATTAAGGGCTGTTGAGGTGATCTGTCGGTCGCATTGACGTAGAATGGATATAGCCTTCACGTTAGGTGCTTCTTCTCCTTTCACTTTTCGCTCCATTTCCAACAAAGACTTTAACACCTCTGCTTGTCTCTTGCCTCCTGCTTGAATTACGGAAGCGCATCCATCACAGCCTACGATTAGAAGACTCCCGAGGGTTTTCGTCATTTCAAAAATTTCTTTTAGCGGCTTTTGCTGAACTATAATCAACTAAGAGTCACTCCTTAGAGAAAATCAGTGAAAGCTGAATCAGTGATATAAAAATTCCTATAAGAGAACGCTGGGCATGCTTTTTGTGGTTTGTACGCAAGTTTAATATTGCTGTTTCCTTTCCTTTTAGCATTCTCTCTAAGACTAAAAATCCAATAACCAATGTAGGAGGACTTTGTTACGGCTACCATTTCTAAAACGCTTGATGAAAAATATCCCCCTTGCCGTAAAGCTTGCCCAGCTGGAATAAACGTTCAAGCCTACATCGCACTTATTGCTCAAGGAAAACTCAAAGAAGCCCTAGGAATTATCAGGAAATCTATTCCTTTTCCATCTGTTTGCGGCAGAGTTTGCTTCAGTCCTTGCGAAGATGCGTGTACTCGAAAAGACATTGACGAACCGCTCAGAATTCGTGCCCTTAAACGTTTGGTTGCTGACTACGAGTTTACTTCAGGGATTAGAGAAAAACCAAAGCCAGTACCAAAAACCCATAGCGAAAAAATCGCTATCATAGGCTCGGGGCCAGCAGGGCTTACTGCTGCCTACGAGCTGGCTAAAATTGGATATCCAGTAACAGTTTTTGAAAGTGCGTCAAAGCCTGGGGGTAGTTTAAGATTCTGCATCCCGGAGTATAGGTTGCCTGAAATGGTGTTGGATGCTGAAATTGACTATATTAGGGAAACTGGAGTGGAAATTCGCGTTGACACAACGATTGGTAAAGATATGACCATTGACGAAATTAAAAGACAAGGATACGACGCAATTTTCATAGCTGCAGGCGCTCACCACTGTATCAGCATAAACCTAGAAGGCGAAGAATTAGATGGCGTCTTTCATGCTCTCGATTTCCTAAAAGAAGTGCATGTTGGGAACCGTGTTGAGCTCGGAAGTAGAATTGCTGTTATAGGGGGTGGAAACGTTGCCATCGACGCTGCTCGGACAGTTAGACGCCTTGGCCCAAATGAAGTGACGATAATTTATAGAAGGTCAGAAAAGGAGATGCCTGCCCATCAAAAAGAGGTTGAAGAGGCAAAACTGGAAGGCGTAAAGCTCCATTTTCTCGCAGCGCCTAAAAAAATTCTTGGAAAAGATGGCAAGGTCATTGGAATAGAATGCACCAGGACTGCTCTGGGACTACCAGATGAAAGCGGTCGTAGGCGTCCTGTACCAGTAAAAGGCTCAGAATTTGTCGTTCCAGTTGACTCCGTGCTGCTTGCCATTGGTGAAATGCCTGACATTTCTTTCTTGCCCAAAGAAATCGAAGTGGCGAGAGGAAACAGAGTTATTGTAGACGAAGTTACGCTTGAAACAAAATCGCCCGGTGTATTTGCTGGCGGCGACACTGTCACTGGCCCCGCCTCTGTTATTGAAGCCATCGCTGCTGGTAAAAAAGCAGCAGTGTCTATTGACCGCTATATAAGAGGAGTTGACCTCAAGGCTGGGAGGACAAATGAGGTTCCTGAGATGACATGGGTTTCAGAGAAAAGCGTTTTGAAGAAAAAGCCGAGACAAACAATGCGTTGTCTAGCACCTGAGGAGCGAGTGAGTTGCTTTGAAGAGGTTGAATTAGGTTTGATACTTGATGCTGGACTGTTAGAAGCCCGTAGATGTCTCTTCTGTGGTCCCTGCTCAGAATGTTTAGAGATGGAAGAACTTTGCGAAGCAGATGACGCACTTGTAGATGAGGACAGATGCATCGCCTGCGCCAACTGCGAGAAAGTATGTGAATATGGCGCGATAAAAGTGGAAAAGTCTGTCGCAAAAGTGAACTTAATCCTGTGTAAGGGATGTGGGACGTGCGTTGTAGAATGTCCAGCAGAAGCGATCACCATGCAGAACTTTTCTGATGAGAAAATTTCAGCCCAAATAAAAGACGCTGCAACCTCATGGGCAACTAAAAAGGGACCTCAAACCTTAGCTTTTGTTTGCAACTGGTCCTACAACGCAAACGGGTTTGAATGGCCACAAAACACTCATGTTGTCCCAGTAAAATGCAGCGGCAGAGTTGACCCCCTACATGTCCTCCACGCTTTCATGCTTGGTGCCGATGGAGTTCTAGTTATAAGTTGTGACTCTAAAGATTGTCATTACGTTTTTGGAGGCTCCACTGCTGAGAAACGCGTCAAACAAATGAAAGAGTGGCTTCAAGCTGTGGGAATCGAGTCTGGAAGGCTACAGATGGAACGGTCTTCGGTGGGCAACGAAAAGCATCTCAGCGAAGTTCTCAAAAGTTTTGCAGCCAAACTGGAAAGCATTGGATCAACTCCACTTAAAGAAGCTTGAGAAAAAAAGGAGCCACAAAAAATTTCTTGCCTCTCCGAGAAATTTATGTAGATCCTGCCTTAAACAATAACACTCCTTAAGGGTTGAACATGCAGACTCGTAAGTTGGGCTTCGAGGAATCTTTAAAGAAAGATGTGGTTTCTAGTCGCCAATGTGTAGGCTGCGCCACTTGCGTAGTAGTATGTCCCTTCAACTGCTTGGATTATAACGAAGGACAACCGAGACTAGTGAAAAAATGTGAAACCTGCGGCATTTGCCCTCAAGTCTGCCCAAAATATGATTGGTCGTGGTCTAAGGCAGAAGAATTTGTATTTGAAAGACAAAAGGGGGAAAGTGAAGAGTTTGGCATCTATCGCCGTCTTATTCTAGCTCAAGCAACTGATAAGAAAGTATTAGAAAAGTGTCAGGACGGAGGTGCTGTCACTGCCATTCTTATTTACGCCTTGCGAGACGGCATAATTGAAGGAGTAGCCCTTTCAGGACTCGCAGCACACAAGCCTCTTTATCCCATGCCTAAACTGGCGACAACTCCGAAAGAAGTTTTGGAAAACGCCGGAACCCGCTACTCTTACTCGCCAAACATGTTAGCGCTGCAAGAAGGAGTGAAACAGAAAAAGAAGAGTTTGGCTTTTGTAGGCACTCCATGTCAGATTCAAGCAATTCGGAAAATACAGATGCTTCCCCTAAAGAAGTATTCCAACCCGCTACAATTCACTGTTGGATTAATGTGCACAGAAAGTTTCACGTACGACGGGTTTTTTGAAAAGCATCTCAAAGAAAACATGGGTCTCGACCTGAGCAACATTGAAAAGATGAACATTAAAGGGAAAGTTCTTGTCTCTCTGAAATCAGGCGAAGTAAAGAGTGTTTCCTTGTCTGAGGCAAAGCAGTATACTAGGGAGAGCTGCCATCTTTGCAGCGACTTCAGCGCCGAACTAGCAGACATTTCCGCTGGTGGCTTAGGACTTAGTGGCTGGACATTCGTAATTCTTCGAACTGAAAAAGGCAAAAAGATTTTTGACGGCGCGGTGGAAGCTGGAATGCTGAGAACAAGAGCGGTGGACGAGGAGCCTTTTGCGCTGACTCTCTTGACTAGGCTTTCAAAGAAGAAGCGAAAAAATTCTCCGAGAAGTTGACGCTTTTTCCTCCCTTTGGTGGCTGCAAAACGGTTTTAACCCAAAACATCCATTCTTAACGTATGAAGCACGTCTTGATAAAGGCATTTGACCTCCCCAGCGCTTGGTATCGGGCAGTAAATCTAGTCTATCGAGAAGGGGACACGTTTAGGGTTGAAAGAGGTTCCGAGATCTCCCTAACAAAGAAACTGTCAGTTACCCTTGAAATAGCTCACCCAGAGCATCGACCTTTGATCGATGAGAAGGCTCCGTGCGACATAAAATATGTTGAACAGGTTTACCTATCTTACCTCTTCCTCCCAGAAAAAAGCCCCGAAGAAAGCTACACCTACGGAGAAAGACTGAGGAAACCCGTTGATCAAATAGAGGAAGTCATAAAGAAATACAAAGAATTCAAAAGTGACAGACAAAACACCATGGTGCTGAGGCTACCCCAAGACCTAAACCTAGAGGCCCCGCCCTGTCTAACTATAATTGACACGGAAGTATCCGATGATCAACTACACTTCTTCCCCTACTTCCGATCTTGGGACTGCTATGCAGGTTTACCAGCCAATCTAGCTGGGATACAGATTCTAAAGGAACACATGGCCAAAGAAATAGGCGTAAAAACAGGTAAAACAGTCACCTACTCAAAAAATCTTCACCTTTACGAGAGACAACTGAAGTTTGCTGAAGAACTGTTGATTAGAAAAATCGAATCCAAAAAGTGGTGGGAAGAGATACAAGCAAAACCAAGCACAAGATAGCTTTGATAAGTGACATCACAGAAGACGCGCATTATCTTCATTACCTTTACGAGGGTTTTGCCTCATTTGAAATTTTGGAAGCAAAATCTCCTTTCTTATTCTCAGCCTTTAAAAGAGGCGTACGCTACGGGCACAAATTAAGTTCTGAAAGAGGACCAGCAACATACATTAATTTATTTTAAGGTGACAAATATAGAAAAGACTGAGAAAAACTCTTTCAGCCTATAACATGTGGAAGTGGTTGATTTGGAAAGCATAGCTTTCGGTCCTGTTCCGTCAAGACGTCTAGGCCGAAGCTTGGGAATAAATAATATCCCGGCAAAGACTTGCTCTTACTCATGCGTTTACTGCCAGTTAGGAAAAACCGTAAACATGTCAATAGAAAGGCACCCGTTCTATAAGCCGGAAGACATTTTCAAAAAAGTTAAAAGAAAAGTTGCTGAAGCAACTTCAAGGAACGAAAAGATTGATTATCTGACCTTTGTTCCGGATGGAGAACCAACTTTAGACCTTAGCCTAGGCAGGGAAATACCCTTGCTAAAGCAAATCGAGATTCCGATAGCTGTTTTAACAAATGCCTCGCTAATTTGGTCGGATGACGTAAAGGAAGATTTGCTGGAGGCAAACTTGGTCTCTTTAAAGGTAGACACCGTCAGCGAAGATTTATGGAGAAGAATAAACAGACCTCATAAGAATCTAAGACTAAATATCATTTTAGAAGGGATAACGGAGTTTGCAAAAGAGTTTAAAGGAACAATTATCAGTGAAACAATGCTTATAGATGGCGTGAATTATGGAGACGAATTTGAAAAGATAGCAGAGTTTCTGAAAAAATTGAAAAGGTTGGATAAGGCGTATATTGCCATTCCAACAAGACCGCTAACAGAAAAGTGGGCTAAGCCAGCTGAGGAAGAAATCGTAAACACTGCTTTTCAAGTGTTCTCCGAGAAACTTGGCGTCAACAGAGTTGAGTACTTGATAGGTTACGAGGGCAACGCCTTCGCCTTCACTGGAAAAGTTGAAGAAGACTTACTGAGCATAACGGCGGTGCATCCCATGCGTGAAACGGCAGTTATTGAGTTTTTGAGGAAGGCTGGTGCGGACTGTCGTGTCATTGAGACACTCTTACAGGAGGGTAAGCTTATAGAGCTTGAATATGAGGGAAACAGATACTACATGAGAAAAATTCCAAGCAGAGAGTAAAATCTCTCAGATAACCGGGGGTAATTACAGGACTGAGAGCGTTTATGAGCACGTAAGTAGTATATGTTGAATGGAGACAAGTAATTGAAGAAGCATGGGTGACAGACTTGACAATATTATACTTGCGGAGTTTAGGAAATGGGTGACCTTGTAAGAATAGTCTTTAATCCGATGGACAAGGTGATTGAGGTAGAGGGAGGGACGATACTGCTCGATGCGATCAGAGAGGCGGGTATAGACATTAGAAGCATATGTGGCGGCGAAGGCGAATGTGGAACATGCAAGGTGATTCTTAACAAAGGTGAAGTCTCCGATGTGTCAACTAAATATACAAAGTGGCTATCTCCTCAGGAAATATCTGAAAGCTACCGTCTTGCTTGTCAAACGCGCGTCCTAAGCGACTGTGAGTTTACTATCCCTGTTGAAAGTCGAATTGCCAACCCTAAAATACTTCTCAGTGCAGAAATGACCATTGATAAACTGGATCCTGCGTCAAAGAAATATCTGGTGTCCTTACTGCCTATCCGAGATGATGAACATCGACAAATCAGACTTCATGACTACTCGGGTCTAAGCCCAAAGGTGAGCGACGAAATCTATAACAAGCTTCTTTTAATGAGAGAACCGATAACCGCGACTTTGAGTATGATGAAGACTCCTGAGATTATCAACGTTGAGTCAGGCGACAGAACCAGTTCAAACTATGGTCTTGCCATCGACATTGGAACCACGACAATCGTCGCTCTCCTCGTTGACTTGTCAAGTGGGGAGATTCTAGGCAGAGCCTCGGGGTTGAACAAGCAGATCACTTACGGTGAAACACTCATCACGAGAATTGCTTTTTCACGTAAAGCCGAGAGTGGATTGCACAAGCTCCAGCAAGCGGTAGTCCGAACCATAAATGATCTTGTGAACAGGCTTACACTAAGCGCTGAAATCAAGAAAGAAGAAATCACAAGCGTTTCTGCGGGCGGAAA
The genomic region above belongs to Candidatus Bathyarchaeota archaeon and contains:
- a CDS encoding zinc ribbon domain-containing protein; amino-acid sequence: MQSATCGGFKNEDDAEVCSKCGASLHISRAERRRSRRERRAEDECFGLPHSGVIVGLLIGIIIILWELSQLPGLLPADFEFWPCIIVIFGVLIVPGVLYGFTRRQ
- a CDS encoding F420-dependent methylenetetrahydromethanopterin dehydrogenase; translation: MNKVKIGVFKCGNIGTAPLLELLLDELADRKDITVRTVTTGSKMNVEAIEDAIKKIFEFTPDIVLFVSPNTSAPGPTKAREVLSKKKVPAIVFTDGPGKRVKTEMEAQGLGYAIIMGDPLIGARKEFLDPIEMAIFNANVIKVLASTGIFRLVFKEIDKLISALKTGSSLSMPRLIIDTDSVRDSQSFKNPYAKAKAMAAYELLKKVAEINIRACFIEKDKEKYIPLVACAHEIVQASANLAEEAREIEKYADTLLRTPHAKDGRLKTKDKLMFPPK
- a CDS encoding methylenetetrahydrofolate reductase, with protein sequence MTREAYGELMRQINAGKFVFTGELEPVKTTSLNEVIEGAKVLKDHVVAINITDNPTAFGYMNALVPSYMIQKEAGVEAVYQMTTRDRNRLALISDVLAAGALGIKNILALTGDHTTVGDTPQAKPVFDLDSATFVYMLRKMMDEGVDLNNNEIEKPPKFNIGIAAAPNADPLEPELLKIERKVKLGVDFIQTQCVYSVEQAKNFLDAASYLNTPILIGIAPFKSVSMMKWMVKFVPGVKVPEEIQETIRKAKKTGGKQAVYEVNIDIFGEMLRQIRKTTNAAGIHTMAIGFEWIVPKIMERAGL
- a CDS encoding methylenetetrahydrofolate reductase C-terminal domain-containing protein: MIIVQQKPLKEIFEMTKTLGSLLIVGCDGCASVIQAGGKRQAEVLKSLLEMERKVKGEEAPNVKAISILRQCDRQITSTALNPLIEDYDAVVCLGCGVGVQTLADLYKTKLIIPANDTKFLGMHDTKVDKFYEMCRACGDCILFETGGICPLTRCAKSLLNGPCGGQTKGKCEVGGWKNDCAWILIYNRLKERNCLELFTKFRPPRDYQVSEHPRELGGETEEEEATE
- a CDS encoding FAD-dependent oxidoreductase, whose translation is MVADYEFTSGIREKPKPVPKTHSEKIAIIGSGPAGLTAAYELAKIGYPVTVFESASKPGGSLRFCIPEYRLPEMVLDAEIDYIRETGVEIRVDTTIGKDMTIDEIKRQGYDAIFIAAGAHHCISINLEGEELDGVFHALDFLKEVHVGNRVELGSRIAVIGGGNVAIDAARTVRRLGPNEVTIIYRRSEKEMPAHQKEVEEAKLEGVKLHFLAAPKKILGKDGKVIGIECTRTALGLPDESGRRRPVPVKGSEFVVPVDSVLLAIGEMPDISFLPKEIEVARGNRVIVDEVTLETKSPGVFAGGDTVTGPASVIEAIAAGKKAAVSIDRYIRGVDLKAGRTNEVPEMTWVSEKSVLKKKPRQTMRCLAPEERVSCFEEVELGLILDAGLLEARRCLFCGPCSECLEMEELCEADDALVDEDRCIACANCEKVCEYGAIKVEKSVAKVNLILCKGCGTCVVECPAEAITMQNFSDEKISAQIKDAATSWATKKGPQTLAFVCNWSYNANGFEWPQNTHVVPVKCSGRVDPLHVLHAFMLGADGVLVISCDSKDCHYVFGGSTAEKRVKQMKEWLQAVGIESGRLQMERSSVGNEKHLSEVLKSFAAKLESIGSTPLKEA
- a CDS encoding Coenzyme F420 hydrogenase/dehydrogenase, beta subunit C-terminal domain, whose product is MQTRKLGFEESLKKDVVSSRQCVGCATCVVVCPFNCLDYNEGQPRLVKKCETCGICPQVCPKYDWSWSKAEEFVFERQKGESEEFGIYRRLILAQATDKKVLEKCQDGGAVTAILIYALRDGIIEGVALSGLAAHKPLYPMPKLATTPKEVLENAGTRYSYSPNMLALQEGVKQKKKSLAFVGTPCQIQAIRKIQMLPLKKYSNPLQFTVGLMCTESFTYDGFFEKHLKENMGLDLSNIEKMNIKGKVLVSLKSGEVKSVSLSEAKQYTRESCHLCSDFSAELADISAGGLGLSGWTFVILRTEKGKKIFDGAVEAGMLRTRAVDEEPFALTLLTRLSKKKRKNSPRS
- a CDS encoding thymidylate synthase, translated to MKHVLIKAFDLPSAWYRAVNLVYREGDTFRVERGSEISLTKKLSVTLEIAHPEHRPLIDEKAPCDIKYVEQVYLSYLFLPEKSPEESYTYGERLRKPVDQIEEVIKKYKEFKSDRQNTMVLRLPQDLNLEAPPCLTIIDTEVSDDQLHFFPYFRSWDCYAGLPANLAGIQILKEHMAKEIGVKTGKTVTYSKNLHLYERQLKFAEELLIRKIESKKWWEEIQAKPSTR
- a CDS encoding radical SAM protein; the protein is MESIAFGPVPSRRLGRSLGINNIPAKTCSYSCVYCQLGKTVNMSIERHPFYKPEDIFKKVKRKVAEATSRNEKIDYLTFVPDGEPTLDLSLGREIPLLKQIEIPIAVLTNASLIWSDDVKEDLLEANLVSLKVDTVSEDLWRRINRPHKNLRLNIILEGITEFAKEFKGTIISETMLIDGVNYGDEFEKIAEFLKKLKRLDKAYIAIPTRPLTEKWAKPAEEEIVNTAFQVFSEKLGVNRVEYLIGYEGNAFAFTGKVEEDLLSITAVHPMRETAVIEFLRKAGADCRVIETLLQEGKLIELEYEGNRYYMRKIPSRE